In Rhizobium binae, one genomic interval encodes:
- a CDS encoding amidase, with the protein MTDRKSIKQIAAEIQSGRSVVEVVEESLVAADRLNPEHRSFITIAREAALSQAAKADAQRHGGTQHGPLHGVPFAAKDMFETAGILTTGGSPVLKDNVPETSALVVARLEEAGSVLIGKANQHEFAYGATGENNWSGTTRNPFDTTRLAGGSSGGSAAAVAAGIVPYALGTDTGGSVRVPAALCGVVGFKPSFGRMSLQGVIPYCWSLDHAGIFANTVEDVGLVFDQTTSVARAVNPENLRVGIIKGWAERSEPPVRRAFLTAKSALEQMGATFTEIELPDQAEARTVSLTIQLAETLAYHGPNLARARSSFGEDMLSGMALGQFLSAESYVQCKRMLEIYNRAFAETMSSVDVLLTPGCPITAPEVGAVHVDVGGDSLPVGNALTLFTSFFNLVGTPAIALPVREETSHLPVSVQLVGGRNRDAELLGVAQVFEETLRRTKMIAA; encoded by the coding sequence ATGACTGATAGAAAGTCCATCAAACAGATCGCGGCAGAAATCCAAAGCGGCCGTTCTGTTGTCGAAGTCGTCGAGGAGAGCTTGGTTGCAGCCGACCGGCTAAATCCGGAGCATCGCAGCTTTATCACGATCGCTAGGGAGGCTGCGCTCTCCCAAGCTGCAAAAGCAGACGCCCAACGACATGGAGGCACGCAGCACGGGCCCCTTCACGGCGTGCCTTTCGCGGCGAAGGACATGTTCGAGACCGCCGGCATTCTCACGACAGGCGGAAGCCCGGTGTTGAAGGATAACGTGCCCGAGACATCGGCCTTGGTCGTCGCGCGTCTCGAAGAGGCTGGCTCGGTATTGATCGGAAAGGCAAACCAGCACGAATTCGCCTATGGGGCGACTGGGGAAAACAACTGGAGCGGCACGACACGCAATCCGTTCGACACTACCCGGTTAGCCGGGGGATCGAGCGGAGGTTCAGCGGCCGCAGTTGCAGCCGGGATCGTACCCTATGCTCTGGGAACCGACACTGGCGGCTCAGTCCGGGTTCCGGCCGCCCTTTGCGGGGTCGTGGGTTTCAAGCCAAGCTTCGGACGCATGAGCCTGCAAGGCGTCATTCCATACTGCTGGTCTCTCGACCACGCCGGGATCTTCGCAAACACCGTCGAAGACGTCGGCCTGGTTTTTGATCAAACGACATCTGTCGCGCGGGCAGTCAATCCCGAGAACTTGAGGGTCGGGATCATCAAGGGCTGGGCCGAAAGAAGTGAGCCGCCCGTCCGGCGGGCGTTTCTCACGGCCAAATCCGCCCTCGAGCAAATGGGCGCTACGTTCACTGAAATAGAACTTCCCGACCAGGCGGAGGCAAGAACGGTTTCACTGACAATACAGTTGGCTGAGACCTTGGCCTATCATGGCCCCAACCTTGCGCGTGCACGTTCATCGTTCGGAGAAGATATGCTGAGCGGGATGGCGCTCGGACAGTTTCTCTCTGCAGAAAGCTATGTTCAATGCAAGCGCATGCTTGAGATTTACAATCGGGCATTTGCGGAAACAATGAGCAGCGTCGACGTTCTCCTGACGCCTGGATGCCCGATCACCGCCCCAGAAGTCGGCGCGGTCCATGTTGACGTCGGCGGCGATAGCCTACCGGTAGGAAATGCTCTGACACTCTTCACATCATTCTTCAATCTCGTAGGAACGCCCGCAATTGCTCTGCCGGTCCGCGAGGAAACATCCCATCTGCCAGTATCCGTGCAGCTCGTCGGCGGTCGTAATCGTGACGCTGAGCTCTTGGGTGTGGCACAGGTTTTCGAGGAAACACTTCGAAGAACCAAGATGATCGCGGCCTAG
- a CDS encoding ABC transporter substrate-binding protein, with the protein MTRPSLLAAIAIASLSTITTGAFAADQLVVASFGGAYTASQSKAFIEPYMAEKGAKVLTADYNGGLAELRSQVQSGNGAWDVIDLELQDALRACDDGLIEKIDASQLAPAADGTAAADDFLPGTLMDCGVGTIMWSNIIAYDKTKFQNGGPKTIADFFDLEKFPGKRGLSNKPNVNLEWALMADGVPNDKIYETLATEEGLNRAFAKLDTIKKDAVFWGAHAQAPQLLADGEVVMTAAANGRIYDAISKEHKPFEIVWDGQIWNLDVWAISKASKNKDAALDFVKFSTTGPRLADVTKYISYGPVRKSSQGLVPEAIRTNLPTYETNFKTSLANDLEFWADHQDEINQRWATWMAK; encoded by the coding sequence ATGACACGACCTTCACTACTCGCAGCTATTGCGATCGCAAGCCTCTCGACCATCACTACGGGCGCCTTTGCTGCGGACCAGCTAGTCGTCGCTTCATTTGGTGGCGCCTACACCGCCAGCCAATCCAAGGCGTTTATCGAGCCCTATATGGCTGAAAAGGGAGCCAAGGTGCTCACCGCTGACTACAACGGCGGTCTTGCTGAACTCCGCTCCCAGGTTCAATCCGGCAACGGCGCATGGGATGTTATCGATCTCGAGCTTCAGGACGCTTTGAGAGCTTGCGACGATGGGCTTATCGAAAAGATCGATGCTTCTCAGCTTGCGCCGGCGGCCGACGGAACGGCTGCGGCTGATGACTTCCTGCCGGGAACCCTGATGGACTGCGGCGTCGGTACGATCATGTGGTCGAACATCATCGCCTACGACAAGACCAAGTTCCAGAATGGCGGACCCAAGACCATTGCCGACTTCTTCGATCTCGAGAAGTTTCCGGGCAAGCGCGGTCTGAGCAATAAGCCGAACGTCAACCTCGAGTGGGCGCTCATGGCTGATGGCGTGCCGAACGACAAGATCTATGAGACGCTTGCGACAGAGGAGGGCCTCAACCGGGCCTTCGCAAAGCTCGACACGATCAAGAAGGATGCTGTGTTCTGGGGCGCTCACGCCCAGGCCCCGCAGCTTCTTGCGGACGGCGAAGTAGTCATGACGGCTGCCGCAAATGGACGTATCTACGATGCGATCTCCAAGGAGCACAAGCCGTTCGAAATCGTTTGGGATGGACAGATCTGGAACCTCGACGTCTGGGCGATTTCTAAGGCCAGCAAGAACAAGGATGCCGCCTTGGACTTCGTGAAGTTCTCGACCACGGGGCCGCGCCTTGCTGACGTCACGAAGTATATCAGCTACGGGCCTGTCAGAAAGTCGTCCCAGGGTCTCGTTCCAGAAGCGATCCGGACAAACCTGCCGACCTACGAAACCAACTTCAAGACGTCTCTCGCCAATGATCTCGAATTCTGGGCAGATCACCAGGACGAGATCAACCAGCGCTGGGCCACTTGGATGGCGAAGTAA
- a CDS encoding ABC transporter ATP-binding protein, with amino-acid sequence MNTETRSFVNFHEVQKSYDGSSLVVKSLSLDIAKGEFLTMLGPSGSGKTTSLMMLAGFERPTGGKITVAGRDLTNLPPHRRDIGMVFQNYALFPHMTIAENVAFPLVARKMPKPEIESRVRGALERIRMSSLGNRRPAQLSGGQQQRVALARALVFEPSLVLMDEPLGALDKQLREHMQMEIKHLHGELGLTVVYVTHDQDEALAMSDRVAVFNDGIIEQVGPARAIYEAPETAFVSSFVGENNHLQGIISSVTRDMCVAAVGKIDVQCVAVGSLKRGDRAIVSLRPERVSLVQEDGSSANTVRAVAKEVVYFGDHLRLSCQLEDGQTVTVKQPNRNGIAQISVGQPVLLGWQATDARALASEGVVGNG; translated from the coding sequence ATGAATACCGAAACCAGATCATTCGTGAACTTTCACGAAGTGCAAAAGAGCTACGATGGCTCCTCTCTTGTCGTGAAATCCCTCTCGCTTGATATAGCAAAGGGCGAGTTTCTGACGATGCTTGGTCCGTCAGGGTCAGGCAAAACGACCTCGCTGATGATGCTTGCTGGTTTCGAGCGACCCACAGGTGGCAAGATCACAGTCGCGGGTCGTGACCTTACGAACCTGCCCCCGCATCGAAGAGACATCGGTATGGTCTTCCAGAACTATGCTCTCTTCCCGCACATGACGATCGCGGAGAACGTCGCCTTTCCTCTGGTGGCACGCAAGATGCCGAAACCGGAGATCGAATCGAGAGTAAGGGGTGCCTTGGAGCGGATCCGAATGAGCTCCCTCGGAAACCGTCGCCCTGCGCAGCTTTCCGGAGGCCAGCAACAGCGTGTAGCGCTTGCCCGCGCCCTGGTTTTTGAGCCGTCTCTCGTACTAATGGATGAACCACTTGGGGCGCTCGACAAGCAACTGCGCGAGCACATGCAGATGGAAATCAAACACCTGCATGGGGAGCTTGGCCTGACCGTAGTTTATGTCACCCATGATCAGGATGAGGCCTTGGCGATGTCCGATCGAGTGGCTGTTTTCAATGACGGGATCATCGAACAGGTCGGGCCCGCCCGCGCGATATACGAGGCACCTGAAACGGCATTCGTTTCGTCCTTTGTGGGCGAGAACAACCACCTCCAAGGTATCATTTCTTCTGTGACGCGCGACATGTGTGTCGCAGCCGTTGGCAAAATCGACGTCCAGTGTGTGGCCGTCGGCTCTTTGAAACGGGGGGATCGCGCGATCGTCTCGTTGCGCCCGGAGCGGGTGTCGTTGGTCCAAGAGGATGGATCTTCCGCCAACACCGTTAGAGCCGTAGCGAAGGAAGTCGTGTACTTCGGGGATCATCTCCGCCTGTCCTGCCAGCTTGAAGACGGGCAGACCGTTACGGTGAAACAGCCGAACAGAAATGGAATCGCTCAAATCTCTGTGGGGCAGCCGGTATTGTTAGGCTGGCAAGCAACCGACGCCAGGGCCTTGGCCTCCGAAGGAGTGGTTGGCAATGGCTGA
- a CDS encoding ABC transporter permease — MAEAAIFATPEEISRQVARSRRSEMRKGLLLLAPALVFLFFTFLLPLGYIFRLSVYDPTVHDGLPRTVEALQTWSGSGAPDEQTFQALAQDLIDARQADIVGSIANRLNVEAAGLRSAFTRTARRLGQKPPTVSYSEWFQQADPVWSEQSTWQAINQLRSSVSANYYLSAVDLRRGASGAIELAPEDNRIHTTLFARTFLVAFSVTALCILLGYPVAYLIATSSKFLGSIMIVLVLLPFWTSLLVRTTGWIVLLQSQGVLNDIFVYLGIISDENRVRMIYNLAGTLIAMTHILLPFFILPLYSVMVSISPVYMRAAQSLGAHRFYAFWKVYFPNTLPGVGSGALLAFILAVGYYITPALVGGQSGQMISNMIAFHVQSSLNWGLAAALGMILLSVVLVLYAIYHRYSGANRLVN; from the coding sequence ATGGCTGAAGCGGCAATCTTCGCAACACCGGAGGAGATCTCCCGTCAGGTAGCGAGGTCTCGACGCAGTGAGATGCGGAAGGGACTTCTTCTTTTGGCACCTGCGTTGGTGTTTCTTTTTTTCACCTTCCTGCTGCCGCTCGGCTACATCTTCCGTCTGAGTGTCTACGATCCGACCGTCCACGATGGCCTGCCGCGCACGGTGGAGGCGCTCCAGACGTGGAGTGGAAGCGGCGCACCCGACGAACAAACGTTCCAGGCGTTGGCGCAGGATCTTATCGATGCTCGGCAAGCTGATATCGTTGGGTCGATTGCAAATCGACTGAATGTCGAGGCCGCCGGACTGCGCAGTGCCTTCACAAGAACTGCTAGACGCCTCGGGCAGAAGCCTCCAACCGTGAGCTATTCGGAATGGTTCCAACAAGCGGATCCCGTTTGGAGCGAACAGTCGACTTGGCAGGCAATTAACCAATTGCGCAGCTCAGTGAGCGCCAACTACTATCTGTCAGCAGTCGATCTCCGCAGAGGCGCGTCGGGCGCCATCGAACTTGCCCCTGAAGACAATCGTATCCACACCACGCTCTTCGCGAGAACGTTCCTGGTCGCCTTTTCGGTGACTGCACTGTGCATCCTCCTCGGCTATCCGGTAGCCTACCTGATCGCGACATCGTCGAAGTTCCTCGGCTCCATAATGATTGTTCTCGTCCTTCTGCCGTTTTGGACGTCGTTGCTTGTTCGAACCACGGGTTGGATCGTGCTCCTGCAGTCCCAGGGCGTGCTGAACGACATCTTTGTTTATCTGGGAATTATCTCGGACGAGAATAGGGTTAGGATGATCTATAACCTCGCCGGCACGCTTATTGCCATGACCCATATCTTGCTGCCGTTTTTCATTCTTCCCCTCTACAGCGTGATGGTTTCGATATCTCCGGTCTACATGCGAGCTGCTCAATCGCTGGGCGCCCACCGCTTCTACGCCTTCTGGAAGGTCTACTTTCCAAACACACTTCCAGGTGTCGGTTCCGGGGCACTTCTCGCTTTCATTCTTGCCGTCGGATATTACATCACTCCTGCTCTCGTTGGCGGACAGTCGGGGCAGATGATCTCCAACATGATCGCGTTCCATGTCCAGTCGTCGTTGAACTGGGGGCTGGCGGCAGCTCTCGGGATGATACTCCTGTCGGTGGTCCTGGTTCTCTACGCCATTTATCACCGATACTCCGGCGCAAACCGGCTGGTGAACTGA
- a CDS encoding ABC transporter permease, with product MNGYTIETAWSVLFRVICWTILIFLIAPIFVIIPLSFNAEPYFTFTSGMLHLRSEAFSTRWYDAFVSDAGWMVAVRNSFLVGILSTLLATTLGTLAALGLNKPLPLRSLIVSLLLAPMIVPIIVLAAGTYFVFAKVGLVDSYLGLVLAHATLGLPFVVVTVLASLSNFDHGLVRAGLISGAHPTMVFRRITLPLIAPGVLSGAALAFVTSFDEAVITLFLSPSPGYYTVPRKMWSGLREQISPTILAVATTWIVLSLVLMILMGVLRRQSVKRSAKPISVV from the coding sequence ATGAACGGCTATACTATCGAGACAGCCTGGTCGGTTCTCTTCCGTGTCATTTGCTGGACAATCCTGATCTTTCTCATCGCGCCAATTTTCGTGATTATTCCGCTTTCCTTTAACGCAGAGCCCTACTTTACGTTTACCAGCGGCATGCTGCACCTCCGCTCCGAAGCATTCTCCACGCGCTGGTACGACGCATTCGTCTCAGATGCCGGATGGATGGTTGCCGTGAGGAACAGTTTCCTCGTCGGGATCCTGTCGACGTTACTGGCAACAACGCTCGGCACTCTCGCCGCATTGGGCCTCAACAAGCCGCTCCCATTGCGCAGCCTGATCGTCAGCCTTCTTCTGGCACCGATGATCGTCCCGATCATCGTGCTGGCCGCCGGAACCTACTTCGTGTTCGCGAAAGTTGGCCTCGTTGACAGCTATCTCGGACTGGTGCTCGCTCACGCTACCTTGGGATTGCCGTTCGTGGTCGTGACAGTGCTGGCCAGCCTCTCGAACTTCGACCATGGTCTTGTCCGCGCGGGTCTCATTTCGGGGGCACATCCGACGATGGTCTTCCGTCGCATCACGTTGCCGCTCATCGCACCAGGCGTCCTTTCCGGCGCGGCGCTGGCCTTCGTGACATCGTTTGACGAAGCAGTGATCACCCTCTTCCTATCCCCAAGTCCGGGATATTACACAGTCCCCCGTAAGATGTGGTCCGGCTTGCGCGAACAAATCAGCCCTACCATCCTCGCCGTTGCCACCACCTGGATCGTTCTCTCCTTGGTGCTGATGATTTTGATGGGCGTGTTGCGGCGCCAATCTGTCAAGCGGTCGGCTAAGCCCATCAGCGTCGTTTGA
- a CDS encoding pyrroline-5-carboxylate reductase family protein: MAQGLVDAGVANPQDLILSYRSRKPNILPDAVWTLDNKLLAEEAAVVIVSVQPGDFPSVDIAIGGKLAISVMAGINLAALSRHLGTDRVVRSLPNAAAEVRQSYTPWVASPKVTDEDRALLRRIAGAWGEADELRFELDLDYFTGLTGSGPAFPALLARAMARDAVARGIDPAIARKAVVAVLKGAGALFERTSDAPEDVVRRFVDYKGTTSAALEAMIAGNFERAVSNGLEAALARSYVLGSSEGKVD; encoded by the coding sequence TTGGCGCAGGGCCTTGTCGACGCGGGGGTAGCCAATCCACAGGATTTGATCCTTTCCTATCGAAGCAGAAAACCCAATATTCTTCCGGACGCCGTTTGGACCCTGGACAACAAACTCCTTGCCGAGGAGGCGGCGGTCGTCATCGTTTCGGTACAACCAGGCGATTTTCCCTCGGTCGACATCGCGATCGGAGGAAAGCTCGCGATTTCTGTCATGGCCGGGATCAACTTGGCGGCGCTTTCCCGCCACCTGGGAACGGATCGCGTCGTTCGGTCCTTGCCGAATGCTGCAGCCGAGGTCAGACAGTCCTATACGCCGTGGGTCGCCTCCCCAAAGGTGACAGATGAGGATCGTGCCCTGTTACGTCGGATTGCCGGAGCCTGGGGCGAAGCTGATGAGCTCCGTTTCGAACTCGATTTGGACTACTTCACCGGATTGACGGGTTCAGGCCCCGCATTTCCCGCCTTGCTTGCACGCGCAATGGCGCGGGATGCTGTGGCAAGGGGGATCGACCCCGCGATCGCGCGCAAGGCCGTTGTCGCCGTGCTGAAAGGCGCCGGCGCGCTCTTTGAGCGAACTTCAGACGCGCCTGAGGATGTGGTCCGACGTTTCGTCGATTACAAAGGCACCACTTCGGCAGCCTTGGAGGCGATGATCGCCGGCAACTTCGAGAGGGCCGTCAGCAATGGCCTTGAGGCAGCGCTTGCCCGATCGTACGTGCTCGGGTCCAGCGAAGGCAAAGTCGACTGA
- a CDS encoding GlxA family transcriptional regulator, which produces MSSLNESKALQRIGFLLVPNFALMSYASATEPLRAANLIAGISLYDITPLSPSGQPVRSSSGLSIDCEDLLAKGGGCHTVFVCAGGNRQDWEDRDGLYGTLRKLSRQGVRIGGISSGAYLLAAAGLMDNRNFTIHWEHAELLKEAFPHLSPRQARFVIDGDRITCGGGIAPLDMMHAMISERMGSHFARRVSDWYLHTAVGEPTAPQRGSAAERFGTHHPALLAVLEKMEATIEQPLSRDAMAKVAGVSVRHLDRLFTDQLEIGFLEAYRNVRLDHARRLLEQSPLLISEIAFATGFSSAGHFSKAFTARFSSTPSRFREKLTKAKR; this is translated from the coding sequence ATGAGCTCTCTAAATGAATCGAAGGCTTTGCAACGCATTGGCTTTCTACTCGTGCCCAATTTTGCGCTGATGTCCTATGCATCGGCGACGGAGCCACTGCGTGCTGCCAATCTCATTGCCGGGATATCGCTCTACGACATCACCCCGCTTTCGCCCTCCGGCCAACCGGTGCGAAGCTCGTCGGGTCTGAGCATCGATTGCGAGGATCTACTGGCCAAGGGTGGAGGCTGCCACACGGTCTTCGTCTGCGCCGGCGGCAACCGGCAGGACTGGGAGGACCGGGACGGACTTTACGGCACACTGCGCAAACTCTCGCGGCAGGGCGTCAGGATCGGCGGCATATCATCGGGCGCCTATCTTCTGGCTGCCGCGGGGCTCATGGACAATCGCAACTTCACCATTCACTGGGAACACGCCGAGCTTTTGAAAGAAGCCTTTCCGCATCTTTCGCCCCGGCAGGCGCGCTTTGTCATAGACGGCGATCGTATAACCTGCGGCGGCGGTATCGCGCCGCTCGACATGATGCATGCGATGATTTCGGAACGGATGGGATCGCATTTCGCCCGCCGCGTCAGTGATTGGTATCTCCATACGGCGGTCGGCGAGCCCACCGCGCCACAGCGCGGCTCGGCGGCGGAGCGGTTTGGCACCCATCATCCAGCGCTACTGGCAGTCTTGGAAAAGATGGAGGCCACGATCGAACAGCCACTATCCCGCGACGCGATGGCGAAGGTTGCCGGCGTCAGCGTTCGCCATCTGGACAGATTGTTTACGGACCAGTTGGAAATCGGATTTCTCGAAGCTTACCGAAACGTCCGCCTGGATCACGCACGCAGACTGCTGGAACAAAGCCCGCTGTTGATTTCAGAGATCGCGTTCGCGACCGGCTTTTCCAGCGCGGGACACTTTTCAAAAGCATTCACAGCACGCTTTTCCAGCACTCCGAGCCGGTTTCGAGAGAAATTAACGAAGGCCAAGCGGTGA
- a CDS encoding sarcosine oxidase subunit beta family protein: protein MRYSALSLLLNGLRGNKAWAPAWRQPEPKSHYDVIIVGGGGHGLATAYYLAKEFGITNVAVLEKAYIGGGNVGRNTTIIRSNYLLPGNNPFYEFSMKLWEGLEQDFNFNAMVSQRGVLNLFHSDAQRDAYTRRGNAMRLHGVDAELLDRAAVQKMLPFLDFNNARFPIQGGLIQRRGGTVRHDAVAWGYARGADMRGVDIIQNCEVTGIRRENGKVTGVETSRGFIGCGKLGLAAAGNSSRVAEMAGLKLPMESHVLQAFVSEGLKPFIDGVVTFGAGHFYVSQSDKGGLVFGGDIDGYNSYAQRGNLATVEHVIEAGKAMIPSLSRVRVLRSWGGIMDMSMDGTPIIDRTPIDNLYLNAGWCYGGFKATPASGFCFAHLLARGVAHDTTRQMRLDRFERGYLIDEKGQGAQPNLH, encoded by the coding sequence ATGCGGTATTCAGCACTATCCCTGCTTCTTAACGGACTTCGTGGCAACAAGGCCTGGGCGCCGGCCTGGCGCCAGCCGGAGCCGAAGTCCCATTACGACGTAATCATCGTCGGCGGTGGCGGCCATGGTCTTGCGACCGCCTATTACCTTGCCAAGGAATTCGGCATCACAAATGTCGCCGTGCTGGAAAAAGCCTATATCGGAGGCGGAAACGTCGGCCGCAATACGACGATCATCCGGTCGAACTACCTGCTGCCCGGCAATAACCCGTTCTACGAGTTTTCCATGAAGCTCTGGGAAGGGCTGGAACAGGATTTTAACTTCAATGCGATGGTCTCGCAGCGCGGCGTTCTGAACCTCTTCCATTCGGATGCTCAGCGTGACGCCTATACACGGCGCGGCAATGCCATGCGTCTCCACGGCGTCGATGCTGAACTGCTCGATCGCGCCGCGGTGCAAAAGATGCTGCCCTTCCTCGATTTCAACAATGCCCGCTTCCCGATTCAGGGCGGTTTGATCCAGCGGCGCGGCGGCACGGTTCGCCACGATGCCGTGGCCTGGGGCTATGCCCGTGGCGCCGACATGCGCGGCGTCGACATCATCCAGAATTGCGAAGTGACCGGCATCCGCCGCGAAAACGGCAAAGTTACGGGCGTCGAGACGAGCCGTGGCTTCATCGGCTGCGGTAAGCTCGGCCTTGCGGCCGCCGGCAATTCCTCGCGCGTCGCCGAAATGGCGGGTCTGAAATTGCCGATGGAAAGCCATGTGCTGCAGGCTTTCGTATCGGAGGGATTGAAGCCATTCATCGATGGTGTCGTCACCTTCGGCGCCGGCCATTTCTATGTCTCGCAGTCCGACAAGGGCGGCCTTGTCTTCGGCGGCGATATCGACGGTTACAATTCGTATGCGCAGCGCGGCAATCTGGCGACGGTCGAGCATGTGATCGAAGCCGGCAAGGCAATGATCCCATCGCTGTCGCGTGTCCGGGTGCTGCGCTCCTGGGGTGGCATCATGGACATGTCCATGGATGGTACACCGATCATCGACCGCACGCCGATCGACAATCTCTATCTCAATGCGGGCTGGTGTTATGGCGGCTTCAAGGCGACGCCGGCGTCGGGCTTCTGCTTTGCGCACCTGCTCGCCCGCGGCGTCGCGCACGATACCACGCGGCAGATGCGGCTCGACCGCTTCGAGCGCGGCTATCTGATCGACGAAAAGGGCCAGGGCGCCCAACCGAACCTGCACTGA
- a CDS encoding sarcosine oxidase subunit delta yields MASLVPCPHCGRRPKEEFTVKGAALARPAPEAEAAAWMDYVYLRDNPRGRYEEYWHHTSGCRRWLVVTRDTATHEIEASRDAALAQG; encoded by the coding sequence ATGGCAAGCCTCGTTCCCTGCCCCCATTGCGGCAGACGACCCAAGGAAGAATTCACCGTGAAGGGCGCAGCACTTGCCCGCCCGGCACCGGAGGCCGAGGCGGCGGCCTGGATGGATTACGTCTACCTGCGCGACAACCCGCGCGGCCGATATGAGGAATATTGGCACCACACGTCGGGCTGCCGCCGCTGGCTGGTGGTGACCCGCGATACCGCCACCCATGAGATAGAAGCGAGCCGCGATGCGGCGCTCGCGCAAGGATAG